The following proteins are co-located in the uncultured Tolumonas sp. genome:
- a CDS encoding SDR family oxidoreductase — protein MKIFVTGATGFIGSHIIPLLQKDGHQVIGLSRSNKSTDTLLKIGVEPYLGTIDDPETLIYAAQRADAIIHTAFDHDFTRFVENCEKDRNVILTLGKAIEGTSKTLIITSGVGIGDPGNGDLANEFTFNPNHPNPRIASEIAGNSLLEKGIDVRVVRLPQVHDTQHHGLISTYIQIAATQGLAAFVENELNSWSACHVTDVAELYRLVLKHGTKGMRYHAVGEEKILAKDIAKAVSEKLNIPVRSIPKAQMNEYFGWFSMFADKDLSASSAWTRKNLNWQPNSISLISDIYAS, from the coding sequence ATGAAGATATTTGTCACCGGTGCAACAGGTTTCATTGGTTCACATATCATCCCTCTGTTACAAAAGGATGGTCATCAGGTTATTGGGTTATCCCGAAGTAATAAAAGTACGGATACTTTATTAAAGATCGGGGTTGAACCTTATCTAGGCACTATTGATGATCCAGAAACTTTAATTTATGCAGCGCAACGAGCCGATGCAATCATCCACACAGCGTTTGATCATGATTTCACTCGTTTTGTCGAAAACTGTGAAAAAGATAGAAATGTCATTCTCACATTAGGCAAAGCTATTGAGGGTACATCTAAGACCTTGATTATTACATCTGGTGTTGGAATTGGAGATCCTGGAAATGGCGATTTGGCTAATGAATTTACTTTTAATCCAAATCATCCGAACCCCAGAATCGCATCTGAAATAGCTGGAAATTCTTTATTAGAAAAAGGCATCGACGTTCGTGTCGTTCGATTGCCACAAGTCCATGATACTCAACATCATGGATTGATCTCGACCTATATCCAGATTGCTGCAACCCAAGGTTTGGCTGCATTTGTAGAAAATGAACTAAATAGCTGGTCAGCCTGTCATGTGACTGATGTTGCTGAACTCTACAGGCTTGTTTTAAAACATGGCACTAAAGGTATGAGATATCATGCTGTGGGAGAAGAAAAAATTCTTGCGAAAGATATAGCTAAAGCCGTTTCAGAAAAGTTGAACATACCGGTTCGTTCAATTCCTAAAGCCCAGATGAATGAATATTTTGGTTGGTTTTCGATGTTTGCTGATAAAGATCTAAGCGCATCATCTGCATGGACACGAAAAAATTTAAATTGGCAACCAAATAGCATTTCGTTGATTTCTGATATTTATGCATCCTAA
- a CDS encoding helix-turn-helix transcriptional regulator encodes MNEPNKSLGEFLKEKRSKLDPAVFGFQKRRRRTPGLRREEVAQLSNISPTWYTWLEQSRGGSPSKEVLNRVANALLLTEHEKEYLFILAFGHPPETTLTVSNEITPRLQRVLDQFGQCPAIIKTVMWDVVAWNDAALKILNDYASMEPKERNTLRYMFTNPQAKKVQKDWASVAQFIVSTFRADVTRIGISSEIEEFIDELSIQSEDFSRLWQSHEVTGYGGGIKTLIHPEIGQLELEFSTFVIEGRADLNMLIFNPVDDKTKKIIAEYIHAA; translated from the coding sequence ATGAATGAACCAAATAAGTCTCTCGGTGAGTTTTTAAAAGAAAAACGCTCTAAACTAGATCCTGCCGTGTTTGGTTTTCAGAAAAGAAGACGAAGAACACCAGGTTTGAGACGAGAAGAAGTTGCTCAGCTTTCGAATATCAGTCCAACTTGGTATACATGGCTAGAGCAATCCAGAGGGGGGTCTCCATCCAAAGAAGTGCTGAATCGGGTCGCAAATGCTTTATTGCTGACTGAACATGAAAAAGAATATTTGTTCATTCTAGCTTTTGGTCATCCACCAGAAACGACTCTGACTGTTTCAAATGAAATCACACCGAGACTTCAGCGAGTGCTTGATCAATTTGGTCAGTGCCCTGCAATTATAAAAACAGTAATGTGGGACGTTGTTGCATGGAATGATGCGGCATTAAAAATATTAAATGATTATGCATCTATGGAACCTAAAGAGCGCAACACACTACGTTATATGTTTACAAACCCGCAGGCTAAAAAGGTTCAGAAAGACTGGGCTAGTGTAGCTCAGTTTATAGTGAGCACATTTCGAGCGGACGTAACACGTATTGGCATTTCTTCTGAAATTGAAGAGTTTATAGATGAGTTATCGATACAAAGTGAGGATTTTTCAAGACTATGGCAAAGTCATGAAGTGACAGGATATGGCGGAGGAATTAAAACATTAATTCATCCTGAGATTGGTCAACTAGAACTTGAATTTTCGACATTTGTCATCGAAGGAAGAGCAGATCTCAATATGCTTATATTTAATCCGGTTGATGATAAAACCAAAAAAATTATTGCAGAATACATTCATGCTGCCTAG
- a CDS encoding TetR/AcrR family transcriptional regulator, whose translation MSSDLRARKRLATRRLISAAADRLFFEKGFEHVTVEDIAVAAGVGRMTVFNYFPRKEDMFFDRDMEVREVLIGAIKNSDIKQSVTDKLRQLAHKLIEEQVPYLKFSEASQTFIETVERSDTLKARARAIRDEIVQELTEALCTLKNREPTDSDAYLAANMIVATWSAAFIHAHRIFHQTKRSSEAQAIFLAMIDKGSAGTMAAMLGTPYAD comes from the coding sequence ATGTCATCTGATCTTCGTGCGCGCAAACGTCTTGCAACCCGACGATTAATTTCGGCTGCTGCTGATCGGCTTTTTTTCGAAAAAGGATTTGAGCATGTCACTGTGGAGGATATCGCCGTTGCTGCAGGCGTAGGACGCATGACGGTGTTCAACTATTTCCCGCGCAAGGAGGACATGTTTTTTGATCGCGATATGGAAGTAAGAGAGGTGTTGATTGGGGCTATCAAAAACTCAGATATTAAACAATCTGTCACCGATAAATTGAGACAGCTCGCCCATAAGTTGATCGAAGAACAGGTTCCTTACCTAAAATTTTCTGAAGCCAGTCAGACTTTTATCGAGACGGTCGAAAGGAGTGACACTTTAAAAGCGCGGGCACGAGCGATCCGTGATGAGATTGTGCAAGAACTAACAGAGGCGCTTTGTACCTTAAAGAACCGAGAACCGACAGACTCTGACGCTTATCTAGCTGCTAACATGATAGTCGCGACCTGGTCAGCAGCCTTTATTCATGCGCATCGGATTTTCCACCAGACAAAACGCTCGTCCGAGGCCCAAGCTATTTTTTTGGCAATGATCGACAAAGGATCCGCTGGAACGATGGCTGCGATGCTTGGCACACCTTATGCCGATTGA
- a CDS encoding DMT family transporter, with amino-acid sequence MSTIYYLIAFAAGLGITLQTTLNSQLARGLGGDPVTAALFSFTAGALSLGVYSLLRGGLITSLAAIPSQPLWSLAGGLIGACALFSYVVLAPKIGFSALLGLAIAGQLLSSQAIDHFGLLGAIQRPVSVLKLGGMLVMLTGLAIMLFGDRLSEHFLN; translated from the coding sequence ATGAGCACGATTTATTACTTAATCGCCTTTGCTGCAGGTCTGGGAATAACACTGCAGACAACTCTGAACAGTCAATTGGCGAGAGGACTGGGTGGTGATCCGGTTACCGCTGCGCTGTTTTCTTTCACTGCTGGGGCGCTCAGTCTCGGAGTTTACTCGCTGCTGCGAGGCGGGTTAATCACCTCGCTTGCTGCCATTCCTTCGCAACCATTGTGGAGCCTTGCTGGCGGTTTGATAGGTGCATGTGCATTATTCAGCTATGTCGTGCTCGCACCAAAAATTGGTTTTTCTGCCTTGCTCGGGCTGGCTATTGCCGGTCAACTGCTTTCCTCGCAGGCTATTGACCATTTTGGTCTGTTGGGTGCCATACAACGACCGGTTTCTGTGCTGAAGCTGGGCGGAATGCTGGTCATGCTGACCGGACTCGCTATCATGCTGTTTGGCGACAGGTTGTCTGAGCACTTTCTGAACTGA